tttttttatttatattggaaTATTTACATGTGATTTGATATAAGACACCTGTGTGATTATTATAGGCAAACAGCTGTATTGAGGTACAAGTATTCTAGATAACCAAAGTTATTACtaaatttacaatattttgtgtcttctttttttatagatacaagaataatataattttattttcaggtttaataatgataaaataaaactaaCTTAACAAAACACATGTATAAATGTAATAagtattgtttcacattttcaagcattatgtttatttgttagacttttgaaaaatttataatgCTGTTCCATTTATTTCACAATTTCATTAAAACATTAtgccacaaaataaaaaaatataaaaattaataagatgctgaacatcatttttttattattatgcaagatattttcagaaaataatttatacatgtgttttgttttcatgataattaaaaagttattaaCATTAAACTAAAAGGACCACTGGAAAGtgaatttttaaataataaaacagcaataatagaaatattttgaaattgttctttgggatgaaatttaaaataagCATGTGGTCAGTGGATTGTTTccttaaataaaaattacaaatttactgATCTTTGGTGAATGTAATCCATAATGCAATGTTTTATTGAAACACATTCATAGTTATAGAACTATTTAAATGTGCAATGGGTCCTGTCTTTTTCTAACATCACCAAATAAGAAAGATAACATATATTCAGGATTACTTCATATGTACATACTTTTAAAGATGACAATAGTATAATCAGGATTAATTGATAAATTATTAAAGATGACAAAAGCATATTCAGGATTACTATTTCTAAAACAGTATGAAATGTAtcatatattttctatttctCTGTTGGCAACATTATATATTTAACAgatgaatatatatttaaaatggtCCAACATGCTTGTTTTTGTTGCATAAATTCCTTTTAAATTACCATTGGTTTCCCTTGAGCTGTTGACAACTTAGTGAAATTGTAAAAGTATATTCACTTATTTGAACCAAAAAGAACAAGTAAGAAAAGCTCATGTTCTAAGAGAGAAAGAAAGATGTTTATgcaccacctacgatagtagaggggcattatgttttctggtctgtgcgtccgtctgttcgtctgaCTGTCctgcttcatgttaaagtttttggtcaaggtagttttgataaagttgaagtccgaacaacttgaaacttagtagacataatccctatgatataatctttctaatcttatgccaaataagagtttttatcCCACTTTCACGGTCCATTGCGTGGGGAATCCATGTACataatggacacattcttgtttttggtGAAATTgagttttttatttgtaaaattcaaCAAGACAATTTAacttttgtaatacatgtacaagaaaGTCATGATAAACAAGTTAGTATAAGTACACAATTGAATACCAATGAGCTATTGGATAAGTCTGATGTTCTTTAGAAGTCTGTAATTATTGTCTATTATATTTGTGATCTGATACAATTTTGTCTTTCCTGCTTTAAAAGGATGGCAAATTTAGCGTATTGTATAATTTGGTTATATAAGCTTGAATAAATTATAACCTTTTTGCTGCTTGAAATTCCATGTTATAAAACATTAAATGCACATCAACAAATCTGTTCAATATTTGCAATAACATGTATAGGAAAAATTCTTTACCCTTCAATTTCACTTCTATAAATAGTAGAACCATGCATTCCATGTGCACTTTATAAGCATGTTGTTAAATATCTCTTCATTACATAAAACTTATTTGCATTTTAAGAAAATGAGGAGAATAATAAGCTATCCTTTATATGACATTCTCAATTTAAGATTTTATAGtatgaataatttgaaaaagaaaatttcacaAGAACGAAATATTGTACAAGACTTGTAAAACTTGGGAATATTGGTAATATCCATTCACCTGTACATTATAATTCCTTATTAGTAATAAATTGTTACACAAAAAAGGAATGTAAATTTTTATGGCtaaagttaaattatttttttttcttttttcaggtaCCAGCTTTGTTTGCAAATAAGGAGAGATATTGTCAGTGAAAAGTAAGTGATTTTGGGAACTAATGTGGTGGTTTGtattatatcttttatttaaGAAACTCATCTGTAAATTAAATGTCCAGTTTAGTTgaacttgaaaaaaaataggtCTTTGAACATGAATTTTAAAAAGTGCCAAAATTATTTGCTCAACAGCATTCAAAAGTATCAATTCACTATTTGGTCGTTCTTAATTTTAGTTGTTTTGTGAACTTTTGTAATGAATACAAAATGTTTATTTCTGCTCAATATATAGTATATTAGATAAAAGAAAATAGCTGTCagcttttaaaaattttattttttccttttcagATTGCCATGTTCATTTGTAACCTACAGTTTATTGGGGTCATATACAGTCCAGTCAGAGTTAGGAGACTGGGAAATGGAAGAATTTGGTCCTGGTGTAGATTATATTAAAGGAATGCGATTTGCACCAACACAAGACAGAgatttattaaagaaaattgtAGAACTACACAAAACACACAAGTAGGTTTAAATGCTATTGCAGAATAATCAAAATGAGGTACAGAAATGTAGACTTAGAAGGAACAcacttaaaaaacaaaaaaattacaagCGTCAAGTTAAACacttttgtcaataaatgaaagatttttttttatgtaagcaGTCTTCATAAGTATGAAGGTATTCAACTATTTTATAAAAGTGGTAAAAcaaatcatcacaaaaaaaagaaaattgatgtTATTTCATTTCAGATAGGAAAACCAAATATTCTAACGCATGAATAACATGAGAGATATTTTCTCTGTGTTGATTTACTgaattatttacttattttataaaaaaaaaaaccaaataatcaTGACTTGACAATATTTCctgattttccttgttttctaATCTTTGAACAATTCATGTTCTATAAATAGTAGAACCATGCATTCCATGTGCACTTTATAAGCATGTTATTAAATGTCTTCATTACATAAAACTTATACTAAATTCAGTTTGTCTATACATTTAGTAGTTTTGTTGTTATCTACATTATATTGGTTCATTTAGATTTCATGTTGTAAATActttatttcttctaaatatgttatttgcaatttttatacgaccgcaaaagtagaaaatgttttttacaaatgaaatgaatgattttttcaaatcaacaagTTGCTAAAAACTTTctattaatatctatattttagacttttcaatatcaaaatttttCGTTAAAGAATTATCTCACATTTTATCTCAAACCATTTATattgcaaatatttataattattaatattacATGTTGTTCCCAAACTCTATAATGCTCAATTCTTAAATAAGCATATTTTTAGTTTggtatgaaaatgaaaaaaaattgaaatcttttaaagttttaagcaaaaacataaaaaatatacactTCATTAAAATTTATGTCAGCAGTTAATGTCACATGTTTCAAGaaggttttatttttaaatgacttATCGACTTAGAAATGAAGTTGCTTTACATTCTTttatgtaactttttttttttttaatttcagaggTCAAACCCCAGAAGAAGCTGAACTTCATTTTCTAGACAATGCCAAGAAGTTATCTTTATATGGAGTTTATCTTCACGATGCAAAGGTAAGCAATtgttttaaatgaagaaataacgGACTGGTTGACATGATCATGTGATGCTATGGCCTTTTTCTATCTTTCAAAATGTACGAGAAGTCCTATATACTACAGATATCAACCTGTGAGTTGTTGCAATTTAAATTTACTATAAGTAAGTTCATAGTTTCATGTACTTATGAAACAAAGGTCATTTGAACCTTCTTTCGAATTTGCATGCATTTTACAAAAATACAAGGGATGCAGGTCATGGGGTCAATAGCCAGATGGGTAAAATTAAAGACTTGAAAGTTGGTATTTGCTGCTATTTGTTGAGCATGCAGCATTTAAGAGTAAGAGCAGAGACCGGTCATAGCTCAGAGTCAGAATCTTACATTTCAGTGTGGTGACATGTCTACCTACTGACTGCCAACTCCTGAACTAACATGTTAAAAATCTTGCTCAACATGGACAGATTTAGTACAAAGAAATGTTCATATCAGATCAACATGTTTCTGTCCTGAACATCttgaatatcaatttcatttgtcACATGACTTTAAACAGCCATTCATCTTCTTCATCATTTTACAGTAACAAAAATACTGTCTGAAATGCATAAAATGATTTTGTGATTGAAAATGTCAATACATTTGTTATGGATTATCTAGTCTGCTggcaagatatttataaaatactgcattttaaaatatatttttcaggaTGGAGAAGGTGTTGACATACAGCTGGGTATTTGTGCAAGTGGAGTTATGATCTACAAAGATAAATTACAAATCAACAGATTTGTTTGGCCAAAGGTTGTAAAGATGTCATACAgaagaaataaattttatatcaaaCTGAGACCAGGGGAGGTAAGTCCAACTTCTTTTCTCTATATCAGCTGCTTAGACACCAGTTGGGAGAACTCAAAAAACATGCAATGATTTTCACACTTAAAAGATGAAAGTTGCTTAACAATAtaaaatttcttttcaatttatttattgcACAGAATAATTGATTTGTAAGACATGACGAGTCATTATATTGTTCTAAAAACTatcaaatgtttataaattatataatttaaatgtgCAAATAACtccatattttgtatatatatttttttttttggaaaacataATTTAAAGACAAAGACcaaattcacatttattttattgtttttgctaCCAGGATTGATATTTATAATTACCGTTATTGTTCATGATCGATACAAAAAAGTATTCATATTCTTATTTGCCCATTAGTTTTGTAATAAAATGTACTTACTAATTTTTCTTTTCAGTTTGAAGATTTTCAAAGTATGATAGCATTTAAATTACTCTCAATCAAACATTCCAAGAGACTGTGGAAAATTGCTGTTGAACATCATTCATTCTTCAGGTATTTATATTGGAAAATTATCAATGGTAAATAAAAACTTGAGAAACTTTATTAGatgaatgtggtatgattgccaatgagacaactctccacaagagaccaaatgacatagatatTTACagctataggtcaatgtacagccttcagcaatgagcaaaacccattaAAAGATTGCATAAGCCTTAAAAAACATTTTTCGGTCAGTTTCCTACATTTGGAAGTAAAGCTTCAAAATGTTTTAAGGACTTGTAATCTCAGGTATGGCTATTTTCAAAACACCAGCACCTATCAATAGGCAACTTTTGAGTTCGAtacatttccgtcaaaaactgaTTTTAGTAGACATTATTCGTGTGTTTAGAGGCATCATCACTTCCATTcccatgttgagcgagtggttggaaaactatgatgCTATTGAAtttgaattctcataattgaaAATCAGCCTTGCTATCGTAAGGGAATTGTGCTTAAGTACATACGGAACATACcatatttctagtttatcctgcataatgGCGTTCACTAAGGCGCTTGATGAATGTTCATAGAGCAGGGATACAGGCAATCCCCTCTATcgggtaaatgacgtcataaaggcgtacATTATTGATGAGTTTTTTCCAGTGAAGGACAAACTCTAAAGTGAACTATTCTCTAGGCTAAAAATTCATTTTCTAGGCTGACATACCAGCTTATATTAGAAGGCAACATAGAAATGTGATATACTTGGTACTGGTGTTTTAAAAATATGCGTGAAATATTTACCTCTGGGCATTTAGCAAGCTACAATCAatcattttcaaattacaaaCCTCTCAGCAAACATTACTGCAGTATGTCTTGAAGTATTTGGgctttctgaaattttgtttgttACCCATGCTTATTAtgataaaaagttttaatttctgAAGTTGATTTCGATATAAATATTACTTtcagtttgaatttcattttcaagaAATTggtgtttatttacatttcaatgATATTTAGAAAGAAACCATGTATGTTACTTTCATAAAGTTTTTTTAGATTACTTGAATAGATACAATAATGAATATAGTAAAAAGTTTTCACTATTTATCATAGGTTTAGAAGCTCAAAAATGTTATTCTGTGAGATGGAAAACTGGGTTTTACATCATTAGAAAATCGGGAGAAAGACAGGAAAACAAAAATAAGGTGTTTTCAGTGTGGttgtttaaacaaacaaatattttgatttatatttcagGTTTAAAGAATCAGACATGCCAAGGAAACGAGGTTTATTAAAACTTGGGTCAAAGTTCAGATATTCTGGTCGTACATTATATCAGTCAAAGATGGCAGTATCAGCTGTTGATAGACCTATGCCAAACTTTGACAGGATTCATAGTAAAAGGGCAACCTATGGTGGCAGGCCTAACAAAAGACCACATGAAATTGAGGGTAGATTATAATTTATTGTCATTTAAAGAAATATCATGATAATATGGTTAAAAGATATTTATTCTTAAATctttgtatattttaatttttgagcgTGTGTAAAGATCAGGGACGTaatggtcataaaactttactcatcaCTTGAAATACTAAATTTGAGCTCAAATACCAAATCCAGCAGTTTGATAGATTGAATTCTTAGTCTGAGAACAAAAAGTATAGCTCTTAACTTTTATGGCCACAGAGCCTGgtaacttttatatttttcaaatcaatacTTTTATTCAGTCTATTTTAAAAACTTCCATTGGATCAACaaaatttttatatatactgagccaaaaaagtttaacaacaaaaatgtgaaatttcgttttattacaaaatcataacaacatataattttaataataacaaaatggaattatgacatgtcagaagcaacatgaataTTTATCACTCACATTCATTAGGATTGTCTTTGTATGGAGTGCGGGAGGGTCAAAATGCGGAAATGAGAAAAGTGTTATTCAATATCAATTTTCAGCCATACCTTAAGTGTTCCAATGAAGGACTTGCAGGCACACCAGCAGCTGCTTTTAAAGTCTATGCATACTCTTGTGGCTGGAAAAAAACTTGTCACATGTTCACTTAAAGGGAAGGTAGCGCTCCTCCCTTTAACGATAGTTTTTTTTGGTCTACGAAATATCGACCTGTCCTGTGCAGTtgcaatttgtcgatatctgtttgttagtctctaaacAGTTGCCTcatgcacattaaatcgagccaCAATGTCAGCAACACTCATTCCGgcatcaaccattccaagagCTTTCTGACAGTCATTTTCGGAGGCCTGGTTGACGCCCcatgcaattttttcaaaggtgtatgtgtttttcttaccaatggtgtgtttctgaacgttagtgaaaaagaattttttaatatcgttttaaaagttcaggtacagaaggtaaaacatcaataacacgtgcaaagctgaaatggcgaAATATCAatcacctggaaaaaagtatgactgttttaaattacaggtaaaacttaggattatatcaatgatgttcaaatatttttattccagaaaaaacaataaacaaacaaattaaaaaaaagtgttgctaaacttttttggctcagtatattataattatatatctcTAAACGCTAATTGTTCGTTATGTGTTTACTGAAATGTTTGATTTTTCAGACTATTATAGCAGGCCTACTAGAGAACCTAGATCATCTGAAAGGCCACCCAAACCAGAGGTGCGTAATGATAACTTTATAGATAGAAACCCTGAAGATGAACCACCTCCTGCCAGAAATGAACCCGATAGGTCTGAGGATGAAGACGAGGACCCAATAGATACAAAGCATCGTATGGAGAAAATGCATGCCATCCCAACCCCCCTGGCATTAATGAACAAAGAAAGAGAACAGACCGAAAATAACAATGGACAACCAAGGCATATGGAAGAACCTGAAGATGACAGACCTGAACCAAGAAGAGAGAGACGAGATGATTATAGACGGGAACCAGAGGAAGATATGGTACGTACACGAATAATTGGTAGAAGGGCTAGGCAAGGGAAGGGGCGGCAACCCATGTATGGCTTAGGTACTAACCATAATCCTATCCATCGTCCACTAACCTTGTCAGATAGTTATATATCAAAGTCTTGTAGTTCTGATTTGTCTGCTAGAAAATCTGTATCATTTCGAGATGATTTAAAAGAGGCTGAAAATCTGAATCGAAAGAAGAATCGTCAGAAAGTTCGTTATTACAGCAAATACCAGTCTGCAAGGAATATGCAAAATGGAGATTCTCAAAAAGCATTCAGTTCAGAGGACATTTCTAACCAAAGAACAAGAAATGAAAATGTAGCTCAGTTAAAGAAATCTGATCTGCCTAATTTGCCAGATGTCAAACATTCGTTGCAACCTTTTGAGGATTTTACTGATGTTTTTATGAGAGAAGAAATAAGATCACGTTCAAGCTCTGTAGATTTTGTCGATAGTGAAGACGTGAAATTTGATAATTTAATCAAATCCAAACAAGCTCAGTCAAAAACTAAAAATGTTTTGTCTtctgaaaatcaaaataattcatgtgTGAATAATAGATCTAAAAGAAATTCTTATGCTTATGATTATTCTAGTCAATCTGAAAATGACAGTCTTACTGAAATGAGTATTTCCAAGAATGATGAAGTTTTTATACCATCTGCACAAGGAAAATCATTTATTCTGTCAAATTCTGGATATAAGTCATTTGAAGAAGGTATGAAGCAAAGCATTCGGAGACAATCGTCATCAAGTAGTTTAAGAAAAGATGAAATAGATAATGAATCAGAACGTCTCCACCAACAAGGAAGTAAAATGGACTGTATTACTGAAAAAGAGGTTTTTAATCCTGAAAGCAACGAGACGATATTATTAGAAAAGTATATGATCAATAGGCAGCAATCTACAGACACAGTTTCTAGCTGTGGCTTGTTAGATCTGAGTTTTTCTGAGGAACAAAGTTTTCTTAATTCTAGTATTACATCAAACATGTCTGTGGACTCCGCAGGTAGAAAAACACTGATTAAAACTAATGGATCTTTTAACAGAAATGTAAGcttagaaaaatatcaaaatttaatgaaaactgCAGAGGATCACAATTCTTTGACTGAGAAAACTGTAAAGTTTAACCTTCAATCTAGTCCAAGATCTATGTCTGATTTGTGTGATATTCCTGAAATCATTGGAGAAAGACCTAAGAGTTGTCAGATTAATTCTGCAGacagaattaaaattaaaacatgtcTCAAAGTATCAAAAAGTGTTCAGAATATCGGAAATAACAATTCATCAGTAAAGGATGAGAACAAAAATGGCAGCTGTAATTATACAATAGATACATTTAGTAATAAAACATCAAACTTTGAACTAGACAATAATTCAAATGAGCCTAAGTCTGAGTTCAAATTAGATAGTTACTCTGAAGAGCCAAGGAGGATTGTAAGAGTTAGATCAGAGACTGGTGACTCAAACAATAGTgagaaaaaattgagaaattctGTAAATGTTGGAGATGAAAATGAATATCCGATAGTTACTTATAATGATATGAATGATTCAGGTATTTTTGAGAGAAGCTTagataacagaaaaaagaagacaGCCAAAAATGTGTCCCTTTCAACAGATACCAAAGGTGTTGAAGCAGCGTCCTGTGATGGTGAAATTGTTTCCACTGAAGTTAGAGAACAGGATTCAATGATAAGCAATGGTAGTTCTGTTGATAATATTTTAAGGTTGttgttaaaagataaaaacaatgtTAAACACAGTAAAAGTGATGAGTCAAAATCGTCAGATTTAACAGATAGAGACAAAAACCAGGATGTAATTAATTTTTCCCAAGTTAATTGCAGTCAGACTAATTGTGAAAAACTGGAACCAACTGAACAACATTTGTTAGCAATTGATCAATTAGATTCCCCAACAATGGTTCAAGTTTCATCAGGAGATAATCAACAAGAGTCAACAGAATATCTATCAAATCAACAACACAATTGCTTAACAAATGGCCAACAAACTAGGAACCAGCAACTGTCACATCAAAACTTTAGGGAACAGTCACATCAAAACTCAAGGGAACAGTCACATCCAAACAGGGAACCTTCATATCCCTCCCACAATCCTTCAGATAGACCAAGGAGAAGAAGACATCCAATAGCCAGAACACCAAGCTTCAGACTGCCAACTCACAACAGACAAACTATGCCTGAGGATATTCATATCCTTACACAGTTTTTTGTCACTCTTGTTATTTGTGCAATTTCTTTATTAagtttgttttatgaaatttcataagtttgcattttattgttttttaagtcATAATATAGCTTCTGACAATCTCTCTATATACATTTAAGTTTATATACATTAtactttttacaatttatatatatatatatatatatatatacatatgtattaccaaattatttatttatttttttgtcacaCAATTTGTTTAATACAGACATATCAGAACATTAACCATACAATTTTTGCCAAATTGTTGAACAGTGGTGTCAATTAaccatttttactttttacttgtttttttaaattttgtattgttgGACATGAAATCCACTTAATGATTAAAATCCTTAtatatgtttactttttacaattttacaaacataattcgaatgtttattaaaatgaaatgtaCAACTTGCTGTaagatatttctaaaaataatttcAGTTTCAGTCCGTTCTTTCACgttttatttgtcaaaatgacTTAGTTAGTTCATTAAAAAAGGATTGAAGTAATTTATTAAAAGGCTTTTTAGCCACAAACAACAAAAttgaatatacaaataatttGTAAGTCTAACTTAACTTTACAATATATGTCCTAAATGCTTGAAAGTTTGTTTCAGTATCTTTAGATGTATTTAAATCTTAAAACTTTCTAGTGCCTTTCTATTTGCTTGTATAGTATGAGGTTAAGGCTTtgttctgtaaaaaaaatgataattgtaGATAATAATAGTATTCAAATCTCTCTATGTTATTTTCTTCAATCAAAATAGTATAGCTTTttagaattctttttttttaatcatttaccCTAAGAATTTATGACGTAAGTTTATAATGATCTATTATGATCAGTGTAATTCTTATTTATTGACTGGGATGTAGAATATGAAATAAGGGGGTGTTTGGATATATGCCTGAGGTggcctatggtttgatattttatacacaaaacatcaaaccataggtacctatgggtaaccatTGGCtgcctcaggcgtatatccaaacacacccatGCTTTCAATGTCAATGGTTGTTATTTAGGTTTTACTAGTGAATTCTTATGCCTGTGATAATATTGTGATATAAAAGCTGTCTCCTCTGCTCTAAATCCATCATTAACTAGTCCTTTGTGTGCAATTTTATAAATGGTACTGTGCTAAAGTCCACTTAGTCATACGTTTTCTTAGCTGCAGAACCGTAGCTCTTTGggccttatgttattttttgactatttgcggacggtccgcaaatagtcaaaagtaacataaggacctaagagctacggttccttATCTAACGTTTTCTtgaaaatttattgttttgtttgttttttatttagtgctttatattttacaaatttattgaaatattatatttatattttatttatgtttatctgtatactatttatttatagatatttactttttatcatttaaaagatCTTTTATCTCTAAATTTGGACAATAATTTTATTAGAGACTGTAGatagtttatttataaatgttatattaaacatgtatattttcactcttaacaaataaaattgttacccttataaaattgagaatggaaatggggaatgtgtcaaagacacatcaacccgaccatagaaaaaacaacagcagaaggtcaccaacaggtcttcaatgtagtgagaaattcccgcacctggaggcgtccttcagttggccccttaacaaatatatactaattcagtgataatgaaagccatactaatttccaaattgtacacaagaaactaaaattaaaataacacaagacttaacaaaggccagaggctcctgacttggaacaggcgcaaaaatgtggcggggttagacatgtttatgagatctcaaacctccccctatacctctagccaatgtagaaaatggaaactatagtTTTACTGTATGTTTTTGAACTCATTTTGCAGCACATTTGAAGTTTCAgtggacaatattttttttctgtttgtctctcTGTCTGTGTTTTATGTACaacttttaaagttttgtttattatttttaaagtatacGTTTATTTGTTTTGTGATTCCCTTGCCATAAAAATATCCTTATCTTATAAAGATggtaatataatatatttattgtttatgtc
The window above is part of the Mytilus galloprovincialis chromosome 4, xbMytGall1.hap1.1, whole genome shotgun sequence genome. Proteins encoded here:
- the LOC143072774 gene encoding band 4.1-like protein 3 isoform X2, with the protein product MANVDSPEKTRRLAQAASSGRSVICRVLLLDGTTYDIDVDKKAVGLVLFDKVCDHLDLLEKDYFGLNFIDPKTNLESWLNLDKKISKQMKDQAWHFNFEIKFYPTDVHQLHEDLTRYQLCLQIRRDIVSEKLPCSFVTYSLLGSYTVQSELGDWEMEEFGPGVDYIKGMRFAPTQDRDLLKKIVELHKTHKGQTPEEAELHFLDNAKKLSLYGVYLHDAKDGEGVDIQLGICASGVMIYKDKLQINRFVWPKVVKMSYRRNKFYIKLRPGEFEDFQSMIAFKLLSIKHSKRLWKIAVEHHSFFRFKESDMPRKRGLLKLGSKFRYSGRTLYQSKMAVSAVDRPMPNFDRIHSKRATYGGRPNKRPHEIEDYYSRPTREPRSSERPPKPEVRNDNFIDRNPEDEPPPARNEPDRSEDEDEDPIDTKHRMEKMHAIPTPLALMNKEREQTENNNGQPRHMEEPEDDRPEPRRERRDDYRREPEEDMERPIDIPPSHAPPQLEPGQGTPFQLLSKEEQKRQHKEEKERIKRAKEEEKRRKKEEEKERKRIEKERKSKKGKEHIGQEWDQAVNTAVRTEVYIPPVEESPERVRTKRMSSFEENKERLRQQIVSRVHDGHLSSEGEPDDYPSDKETEAADDNEDVDDTESQAVTQSRVGEEFDL